From one Heptranchias perlo isolate sHepPer1 chromosome X, sHepPer1.hap1, whole genome shotgun sequence genomic stretch:
- the LOC137307271 gene encoding photoreceptor ankyrin repeat protein-like, whose protein sequence is MTERRVSLSQRGEKDPDLISGAVCCPDAGLEGPDKMDPDEDNTGDSEISKTSSISSEGSLFPEYERKGGWDPSGVPMVYKACSQNNVNALREMLAAGVTKEEVSEVDINGRNGLMIGCYSGFVGVVNMLDKCLGLDINHQDRDGNTALMMAAQAGHVTIVNYLLNYYNGMDIEMRDTRGFTALMKAAIQGKAECVASLIMAGADVKAVDLHRGKTAQEWALLTGRLETSLRINRLLQRPRVDQVTDSYVPEWPDLKELAEKAMAPKTLGKKISNQLRSMLIVRFPCDLKDNGVLDHMVRMTTSLSSPFIATGCRTICPGSPPAVGKCRGAVPEILKRFSLQKEAEAQPQQIKLSNGTVAPSTQRSSSEEKSGTKQSPSVWSVNARVLLTPAEGCKASFVPTRTHCRNSAVPHGCIPKIELIKASPPTSQREIKQLSKNKNLLPLPTWKYKQMKEDK, encoded by the exons ATGACTGAGAGGAGGGTTTCTTTGAGTCAAAGGGGAGAAAAAGACCCTGACTTGATTTCAGGTGCAGTCTGTTGTCCTGACGCTGGGCTGGAGGGTCCCGATAAGATGGATCCCGATGAGGACAACACAGGTGATTCAGAGATCTCGAAGACCTCCAGCATTTCATCAGAAGGCTCCCTCTTCCCTGAATATGAGCGAAAAGGAGGTTGGGATCCATCTGGAGTGCCGATGGTGTACAAGGCCTGCTCCCAGAACAATGTCAACGCTCTCCGGGAAATGTTGGCAGCTGGTGTGACCAAGGAGGAAGTTAGTGAAGTGGACATCAACGGAAGG AATGGACTCATGATTGGCTGCTACAGTGGGTTTGTGGGTGTAGTGAACATGCTGGATAAATGCCTTGGGCTGGACATCAACCACCAGGACAGGGATGGCAACACAGCCCTGATGATGGCAGCTCAGGCTG GTCATGTCACTATTGTAAACTACCTCCTGAATTATTATAATGGCATGGACATTGAAATGAGGGACACAAGAGGATTTACTGCTTTAATGAAGGCGGCCATACAGGGAAAAGCAGAATGTGTCGCTTCATTAATAATGGCAG GAGCGGATGTTAAAGCAGTTGATCTCCATCGAGGAAAGACGGCGCAAGAATGGGCATTGCTGACTGGGAGGTTAGAAACTTCTCTCCGAATCAACCGGCTGCTGCAACGGCCCCGTGTGGATCAAGTCACGGACAGCTACGTCCCAGAATGGCCAGATCTTAAAGAACTGGCTGAAAAGGCAATGGCACCGAAAACTCTTGGCAAGAAGATTTCCAATCAGCTGAGATCCATGTTGATTGTAAGGTTCCCTTGTGACCTTAAGGACAATGGCGTGTTGGACCATATGGTGAGGATGACTACGAGCCTGTCCAGTCCATTCATTGCCACCGGGTGTAGGACCATTTGTCCAGGCAGTCCGCCAGCTGTTGGAAAATGCCGAGGGGCTGTGCCAGAAATACTGAAACGCTTTTCTCTGCAAAAGGAGGCCGAGGCTCAACCTCAACAAATTAAATTGTCCAATGGAACCGTAGCACCTTCCACCCAAAGAAGCTCCTCTGAGGAGAAAAGTGGAACGAAACAAAGTCCAAGTGTCTGGTCGGTCAATGCTAGAGTCCTGCTGACCCCCGCTGAAGGTTGCAAGGCCAGCTTTGTGCCTACACGAACGCATTGCAGGAATAGCGCTGTTCCTCACGGCTGCATCCCGAAGATTGAACTTATCAAGGCCTCACCTCCGACATCTCAAAGGGAGATAAAGCAGCTGTCGAAGAATAAGAATTTACTGCCTCTCCCCACATGGAAGTACAAGCAGATgaaggaggacaagtag